The following proteins come from a genomic window of Paeniglutamicibacter kerguelensis:
- the fabG gene encoding 3-oxoacyl-ACP reductase FabG → MTEQKRTAIVTGAGRGIGAEIARRLASDGFNVAAIDLDQKGLDALTSDLRAQGHSAIGIVADISDEEAVDAAVARTADELGAPVVVVNNAGIIRDNMLFKMSVSDWDLVMNVHLRGSFLVSRAAQKHMVEAKWGRIVNLSSTSALGNRGQANYSAAKAGLQGFTKTLALELGQFGVTANAIAPGFIETEMTASTAERMGITFEDFTAKAAAAIPVRRTGKPTDIANAVSFFASENAGFVSGQVLYVAGGPKA, encoded by the coding sequence ATGACTGAACAAAAGCGCACGGCAATCGTCACCGGAGCTGGACGCGGCATCGGCGCCGAAATTGCGCGCCGCCTCGCTTCCGACGGATTCAACGTCGCGGCGATCGACCTCGACCAGAAGGGCCTCGACGCCCTCACCAGCGACCTGCGCGCCCAGGGCCATTCGGCCATCGGCATCGTCGCCGACATCTCCGACGAGGAAGCGGTCGATGCGGCGGTCGCCCGCACCGCCGACGAGCTGGGAGCCCCGGTCGTGGTGGTCAACAACGCGGGCATCATCCGCGACAACATGCTGTTCAAGATGTCGGTCTCCGACTGGGATCTGGTCATGAACGTGCACCTGCGCGGATCCTTCCTGGTCTCCCGCGCGGCCCAGAAGCACATGGTCGAGGCCAAGTGGGGGCGCATCGTCAACCTCTCGAGCACCTCGGCACTGGGCAACCGCGGCCAGGCCAACTACTCGGCCGCCAAGGCCGGCCTGCAGGGATTCACCAAGACCCTCGCCCTGGAACTTGGCCAGTTCGGTGTCACCGCCAACGCGATCGCCCCGGGCTTCATCGAAACCGAGATGACCGCCTCCACCGCCGAGCGCATGGGCATCACCTTCGAGGACTTCACCGCGAAGGCCGCCGCGGCAATCCCGGTGCGCCGCACCGGCAAGCCAACGGACATCGCCAATGCCGTGTCCTTCTTCGCCTCCGAGAACGCCGGTTTCGTCTCCGGCCAGGTCCTCTACGTGGCGGGTGGACCGAAGGCATGA
- the radA gene encoding DNA repair protein RadA produces MAKSARTKSTPSYRCAECGWSTVKWVGRCGECQAWGTVEEMGAVSAKTTVASTIASPAQPIGDIDASAASYRPSGVDELDRVLGGGFVPGAVILLAGEPGVGKSTLLLDVAARAARGNRKVLYITGEESAAQVKVRAERIDAIAETLFLTAETDLGIALGQIEKIDPELLVVDSVQTLASGEVDGTAGGISQVREVAASIINAAKRRNMTTVLVGHVTKEGSIAGPRLLEHLVDVVCQFDGERHSRLRLLRALKNRYGPTDEVGCFDLTETGIHGLADPSGLFVTRTKDPVPGTCITVTLEGRRPLVAEVQTLLSRSVSAIPRRATSGLDAARTQMIIAVLQSRAKMELSGLDSYVATVGGVKLSEPATDLATALALASSMHNHPLPPQFVAFGEVGLAGEVRPVPEIGRRITEAERLGFRYAMVPDSPQPTKNFPDSIRVFTVSSVHEALNIAFEQRVKN; encoded by the coding sequence ATGGCTAAGAGCGCACGCACCAAATCCACTCCCTCCTACCGCTGCGCGGAATGCGGTTGGAGCACGGTGAAGTGGGTGGGCCGCTGCGGCGAATGCCAGGCGTGGGGCACCGTCGAGGAAATGGGAGCCGTCAGCGCCAAGACCACCGTCGCAAGCACCATCGCCAGCCCGGCCCAGCCCATCGGCGACATCGACGCCTCGGCCGCTTCCTACCGGCCCTCCGGGGTCGACGAGCTCGACCGGGTGCTGGGCGGCGGCTTCGTGCCCGGCGCCGTGATCCTCCTGGCGGGCGAACCCGGCGTGGGCAAGTCCACCCTGTTGCTCGATGTCGCTGCCCGTGCGGCCCGCGGCAACCGCAAGGTCCTATACATCACCGGCGAGGAATCGGCCGCCCAGGTCAAGGTCCGCGCCGAACGCATCGACGCGATCGCCGAGACGCTTTTCCTGACCGCCGAAACCGACCTTGGCATCGCCCTGGGCCAGATCGAAAAGATCGACCCGGAACTGCTGGTCGTCGACTCCGTGCAGACACTGGCCTCGGGCGAGGTCGACGGCACGGCCGGAGGCATCTCCCAGGTCCGCGAGGTTGCGGCATCAATAATCAACGCGGCCAAGCGCCGGAACATGACCACCGTGCTGGTTGGCCACGTGACCAAGGAAGGATCGATTGCCGGGCCCCGGCTGCTGGAACACCTGGTCGATGTGGTGTGCCAGTTCGACGGCGAGCGCCATTCCCGCCTGCGCCTGCTACGGGCCCTGAAAAACCGCTACGGCCCCACCGACGAGGTGGGCTGCTTCGACTTGACCGAAACCGGCATCCACGGACTGGCTGATCCCTCGGGCCTGTTCGTCACCCGCACCAAGGACCCGGTTCCGGGAACCTGCATCACCGTCACCCTCGAGGGCCGGCGGCCCTTGGTTGCCGAGGTCCAGACCTTGCTCTCCCGTTCGGTGAGTGCGATCCCGCGCCGGGCCACCAGCGGCCTGGATGCGGCGCGCACCCAGATGATCATTGCCGTACTGCAATCGCGGGCAAAGATGGAGCTCAGCGGTCTGGATTCCTACGTGGCAACCGTCGGCGGGGTCAAGCTCAGCGAACCGGCAACCGACCTTGCCACGGCGCTGGCATTGGCTTCCTCGATGCACAACCACCCGCTGCCGCCGCAGTTCGTTGCGTTCGGCGAAGTCGGCCTGGCCGGGGAGGTTCGCCCGGTGCCGGAGATCGGCAGGCGCATCACGGAAGCCGAACGCCTCGGGTTCCGGTACGCGATGGTTCCGGATTCGCCGCAGCCGACCAAGAACTTCCCGGATTCCATCAGGGTATTCACCGTCTCCTCGGTGCACGAAGCCCTCAACATCGCCTTTGAGCAACGGGTCAAAAACTAG
- a CDS encoding A/G-specific adenine glycosylase, whose protein sequence is MLSHLTFPRFFVPHPQLPVLHQHIADWYSTHARTLPWREKSASPWAVMVSEFMLQQTPVVRVLPVWETWMERWPTPADLAAEPVSEVVRAWGRLGYPRRALRLHAAAIVISEQHGGQVPGTEAELLALPGVGTYTAAAIACFAFGVPTVVVDTNIRRVHARLVSGKALPEQNQNAAELALAARLLPKSNPQNAGEVALANTWNIGVMELGALVCTARSPRCEDCPVIDQCAWIAAGRPEPHYVPKGQPWHGTDRQVRGAMMAVLRHSPGPVKREDLLGAPDLAAVASEPRIAASARQGDPDHESWVTLHALPALAEQRERALDSLLADGLAQQSAAGIGLPH, encoded by the coding sequence ATGTTGTCCCATTTAACATTCCCGAGGTTTTTCGTGCCACACCCGCAATTACCGGTGCTTCACCAGCACATCGCAGACTGGTACTCCACGCATGCCAGGACCCTTCCCTGGCGGGAAAAATCGGCCAGCCCCTGGGCTGTCATGGTCTCCGAATTCATGCTTCAGCAAACCCCCGTGGTCCGGGTCCTGCCGGTCTGGGAAACGTGGATGGAGCGCTGGCCGACACCGGCGGATCTTGCCGCCGAACCCGTGTCCGAGGTCGTGCGCGCCTGGGGCCGATTGGGCTACCCGCGCCGCGCCCTGCGCCTGCATGCCGCTGCGATCGTGATTTCCGAGCAGCACGGCGGGCAGGTTCCCGGGACCGAAGCCGAACTGTTGGCATTGCCCGGAGTGGGCACCTATACGGCTGCCGCGATCGCATGCTTTGCCTTTGGGGTGCCCACGGTTGTGGTCGACACGAACATCCGCCGGGTCCACGCGCGGTTGGTCAGCGGCAAGGCCTTGCCCGAGCAGAACCAGAATGCCGCCGAACTGGCCCTGGCCGCCCGGCTCCTGCCGAAATCAAACCCGCAAAATGCCGGCGAGGTTGCGCTGGCAAACACCTGGAACATCGGTGTCATGGAGCTTGGCGCCTTGGTGTGCACCGCGCGTTCCCCGCGCTGCGAGGACTGCCCGGTCATTGACCAATGCGCGTGGATTGCGGCAGGACGCCCGGAACCACACTATGTTCCCAAGGGACAACCCTGGCACGGGACCGACCGCCAGGTCCGCGGCGCGATGATGGCCGTGCTGCGCCATTCGCCGGGGCCGGTCAAACGGGAAGACTTGCTTGGGGCTCCCGATCTGGCCGCAGTGGCAAGCGAGCCACGGATCGCGGCCTCCGCCCGGCAGGGAGACCCTGACCATGAGTCGTGGGTGACCCTGCACGCGCTACCTGCCCTTGCCGAACAGCGCGAGCGGGCACTGGATTCGCTGTTGGCCGACGGGCTGGCACAGCAAAGTGCGGCAGGCATCGGACTGCCGCACTAG
- a CDS encoding oxepin-CoA hydrolase, alternative type codes for MNTDVLLARNEGPVLVLTINNPSTRNSIGPEFFQAASNAMRAAAEDPGVGAIVFTGAGGFFCSGGNLHQLATTRDLDTETRYARIGLLHRMILDIRACPKPVITAVEGGAAGAGLSLALAGDLLVAARNAFFSAAYIKAGLTPDGGLTALLAESVPRQALTHMCLTGARVGAERLHALGAVTSLVDAGQAEAEAIELANQLARGPERATGRILGLCRTAHTQNLEEQLDDEARSMVASMVDPEAAEGIAAVLERRDARFAALRSGPEQEFTR; via the coding sequence ATGAACACCGACGTTCTCTTGGCCCGCAACGAAGGCCCGGTACTGGTACTGACCATCAACAACCCGTCCACGCGCAACTCGATAGGGCCTGAGTTCTTCCAGGCTGCCAGCAATGCGATGAGGGCGGCCGCGGAAGACCCTGGCGTGGGAGCCATCGTGTTCACGGGTGCCGGCGGCTTCTTCTGCTCCGGCGGCAACCTCCACCAGCTCGCCACCACCCGGGACCTCGACACGGAGACCCGGTATGCCCGGATCGGACTGTTGCACCGGATGATCCTTGACATCAGGGCCTGCCCCAAGCCGGTCATCACGGCCGTGGAGGGCGGTGCCGCCGGGGCTGGCCTGTCGCTGGCACTTGCCGGCGACCTGCTCGTGGCTGCCCGCAATGCGTTCTTCTCCGCCGCCTACATCAAGGCCGGGCTGACCCCAGACGGCGGGCTGACGGCCTTGCTTGCCGAATCCGTGCCGCGCCAGGCGCTGACCCACATGTGCCTCACCGGCGCACGCGTCGGCGCGGAACGATTGCACGCACTGGGTGCGGTGACTTCACTGGTGGACGCCGGGCAGGCCGAGGCCGAAGCCATTGAACTGGCAAACCAACTGGCCCGGGGCCCGGAACGAGCCACAGGACGGATCCTCGGGTTGTGCCGCACCGCGCACACGCAAAACCTGGAAGAACAGCTGGATGACGAAGCCCGATCCATGGTCGCCAGCATGGTCGACCCCGAGGCGGCCGAGGGCATCGCGGCGGTCCTGGAACGGCGTGACGCCCGGTTCGCTGCCCTGCGTTCCGGTCCGGAGCAGGAGTTCACGCGGTAA
- a CDS encoding acyl-CoA dehydrogenase family protein, with amino-acid sequence MNDITDFYLLGESLNDTQRDIQLRVRKFAREDVLPVINDYWERAAFPFELLPKLAKLNVVGTFIEGYGCPGMDRLSAAMVSLEMSRVDGSMNTFLGVQSGLTMGSIALLGDEDQKNHWLPAMAKIEKIGSFALTEPEHGSDSVALETSARREGDHWVLNGKKRWIGNASYADVIVLWARDEADGKVQAFVVERNADGSYPEGYNAEVITGKIGKRAILQPDITITNLKVPAENKLAESSSFKDVGRVLMNTRGNASWESLGHAIAAYECAVEYAKGRIQFGKAIASFQLVQNKLANMLAELTAMQLICFRITNLQEQGKLTGPMASLAKMHTAQKARWICAEARDILGGNGLLLEYHVARHMTDMEVVHTYEGTDSIQSLILGREITGISAFNGAETR; translated from the coding sequence ATGAACGACATCACCGACTTTTACCTGTTGGGGGAATCGCTCAACGATACCCAGCGCGATATCCAGCTGCGCGTGCGGAAATTCGCCCGCGAAGACGTGCTGCCCGTCATCAACGACTACTGGGAACGAGCCGCTTTCCCGTTCGAGTTGCTGCCCAAGCTGGCCAAGCTCAACGTCGTGGGCACCTTCATCGAAGGCTACGGCTGCCCGGGCATGGACCGGTTGTCCGCGGCCATGGTCTCCCTGGAAATGTCCCGCGTCGATGGCAGCATGAACACCTTCCTAGGTGTCCAGTCGGGCCTGACCATGGGATCGATCGCACTGCTGGGCGACGAGGACCAGAAAAACCACTGGCTCCCGGCCATGGCCAAGATCGAGAAGATCGGTTCCTTCGCACTGACCGAACCCGAGCACGGTTCCGACTCCGTCGCGCTGGAGACCTCGGCCCGCCGTGAAGGCGACCACTGGGTGCTCAACGGCAAGAAGCGCTGGATCGGCAACGCCAGCTACGCCGACGTCATCGTGCTCTGGGCCCGCGACGAGGCCGACGGCAAGGTCCAGGCATTCGTCGTCGAACGCAATGCCGACGGCAGCTACCCGGAGGGGTACAACGCCGAGGTCATCACCGGGAAGATCGGCAAGCGCGCGATCCTGCAGCCGGACATCACCATCACCAACCTGAAGGTTCCGGCGGAGAACAAGCTCGCGGAGTCCTCGAGCTTCAAGGACGTCGGCCGGGTGCTGATGAACACCCGCGGCAACGCTTCCTGGGAATCCCTGGGCCATGCCATCGCCGCCTACGAGTGCGCCGTGGAATATGCCAAGGGCCGGATCCAGTTCGGCAAGGCGATCGCCAGCTTCCAGCTGGTCCAGAACAAGCTCGCCAACATGCTCGCCGAGCTGACCGCGATGCAGCTGATCTGCTTCCGCATCACCAACCTGCAGGAACAGGGCAAGCTCACCGGGCCGATGGCCTCGCTGGCCAAGATGCACACCGCACAAAAGGCACGCTGGATCTGTGCCGAGGCACGCGACATCCTCGGCGGCAACGGCCTGCTGCTGGAATACCACGTGGCCCGCCACATGACAGACATGGAGGTCGTCCACACCTACGAGGGCACCGACTCCATCCAGTCACTGATCCTGGGACGCGAGATCACCGGGATCTCGGCCTTCAACGGCGCCGAAACCAGGTAA
- a CDS encoding histidine phosphatase family protein, with the protein MSVLYLVRHGQASFGTEDYDRLSPRGKDQSQSLGNFLMRAGTTPTSITSGDMKRQRQTAQGLIEAADWDTTLDIDPGWDEFNASDLISAYPTDDPSAKSDSRAFQRLLEKASTRWASGDHDADYLETFTAFTDRVDAALDRAVDGLGSGQSAVVVSSSGVIAWAAARLLDGGFQQWLALNRVTVNSGVTKIVSGASGKTMVTFNDHGHLPSSWITYR; encoded by the coding sequence GTGAGCGTTCTCTATTTGGTCCGGCACGGACAAGCATCCTTCGGCACCGAGGACTATGACCGCCTGTCGCCCCGCGGCAAGGACCAGAGTCAGTCCCTCGGCAACTTTCTGATGCGGGCCGGGACAACCCCGACCAGCATCACCAGCGGCGACATGAAGCGCCAGCGCCAGACGGCACAAGGGCTCATCGAGGCCGCCGACTGGGACACGACGCTCGACATCGACCCGGGTTGGGACGAATTCAACGCCTCCGACCTGATCAGCGCCTATCCCACGGACGACCCGAGCGCCAAGAGCGATTCACGCGCCTTCCAGCGGTTGCTCGAAAAGGCCTCCACCCGGTGGGCCTCCGGCGACCACGACGCCGACTACCTCGAAACGTTCACCGCATTCACCGACCGGGTCGACGCGGCCCTCGACAGGGCCGTGGACGGACTCGGATCGGGACAGAGCGCGGTCGTCGTCTCGAGTTCCGGCGTCATCGCTTGGGCGGCAGCCCGACTGTTGGACGGCGGATTCCAGCAATGGCTCGCACTGAACCGGGTCACCGTGAATTCCGGCGTCACCAAAATCGTCTCCGGCGCCTCCGGGAAGACCATGGTGACGTTCAACGACCACGGCCATCTCCCCAGCTCCTGGATCACCTACCGCTAG
- a CDS encoding MaoC family dehydratase has protein sequence MRIFNGVDDFAQCVGEEIGVTEWRTITQEDIDAFAKVTNDHQWIHVDTERAASGPFGTTLVHGYLTLSLVSGFMFNTYRIDGLSMGVNYGSNKVRYPAPVLVGSRVRGRVKLVSVDREGTWAQSTVQVTVEQELNGEAKKPGCVAEVVSRLYEAKV, from the coding sequence ATGAGGATCTTCAACGGGGTGGACGACTTTGCGCAGTGCGTGGGTGAGGAAATCGGCGTCACCGAATGGCGCACCATCACCCAGGAAGATATCGATGCGTTCGCCAAGGTGACCAACGACCACCAGTGGATCCATGTCGACACCGAGCGTGCGGCCTCGGGCCCGTTTGGCACCACGCTGGTGCACGGCTACCTGACGCTCTCGCTGGTCTCCGGGTTCATGTTCAACACCTACCGCATCGACGGGCTGTCCATGGGCGTGAACTACGGATCGAACAAGGTCCGCTACCCGGCCCCGGTCCTGGTCGGCTCGCGCGTGCGTGGCCGGGTCAAATTGGTGTCCGTTGACCGCGAGGGCACCTGGGCGCAGTCAACGGTCCAGGTCACCGTCGAACAGGAGCTCAACGGGGAGGCGAAGAAGCCTGGCTGTGTCGCCGAGGTCGTCTCCCGGCTCTACGAGGCCAAGGTCTAG
- the disA gene encoding DNA integrity scanning diadenylate cyclase DisA, with protein MSKSPEDALRTTLARVAPGTELRDGLERILRGRTGALIVLGHDKVVDAICSGGFDININFSPTSLRELAKMDGAIVCDKDGSHILRAGVQLVPDHSIPTQESGTRHRTAERVAIQTGFPVVSVSQSMHIIALYVQGIRYVLEGSEPVLARGNQALATLERYRSRLDQVTNALSAAEIEAVVTVRDVAAMLQRQEMVRRISEEIAQYVLELGADGRLLALQLDELSAGLGPGSDLLLKDYSSLGKAELDIDAALRKLQNLDSTDLIDLGKIASILGVSPGIDSLEAVVTPKGYRLLAGIKSVPRAVSDRLVTSFGGLQRLMAANIEDLMAVDGIGEQRARTVREGLSRIAESSLLDRFI; from the coding sequence ATGTCCAAAAGCCCCGAAGATGCACTGCGCACCACCCTGGCGCGGGTTGCCCCGGGCACGGAGTTGCGCGATGGCCTTGAACGCATCCTGCGCGGCCGGACCGGCGCGCTCATCGTTTTGGGCCACGACAAGGTCGTCGACGCGATCTGTTCCGGCGGATTCGATATCAACATCAATTTCTCCCCCACCAGCCTTCGCGAACTAGCCAAGATGGATGGGGCAATCGTCTGCGACAAGGACGGTTCACACATCCTGCGCGCAGGCGTCCAGCTGGTCCCCGACCACAGCATTCCCACCCAGGAATCGGGCACGCGCCACCGCACGGCCGAACGCGTTGCGATCCAAACGGGATTCCCCGTGGTCTCGGTATCCCAATCGATGCACATCATCGCGCTCTACGTTCAGGGCATCCGATACGTCCTGGAAGGTTCCGAACCCGTGCTGGCCCGCGGCAACCAGGCCCTGGCAACACTCGAACGCTACCGTTCACGCCTTGACCAGGTCACCAATGCGCTCTCGGCTGCCGAGATCGAGGCAGTGGTAACGGTCAGGGACGTTGCGGCGATGCTGCAACGGCAGGAAATGGTTCGGCGCATTTCAGAGGAAATCGCCCAATACGTGTTGGAGCTCGGCGCCGACGGACGCCTTCTCGCCTTGCAGCTCGATGAGCTGTCCGCAGGGCTCGGACCCGGCTCCGACCTGCTGCTGAAGGACTACTCGTCACTGGGCAAGGCAGAACTCGACATCGATGCGGCCCTGCGCAAATTGCAGAACCTGGACAGCACCGACCTCATTGACCTGGGAAAGATTGCCTCGATTCTTGGCGTCAGCCCCGGAATCGATTCCCTGGAAGCAGTCGTCACCCCCAAGGGATACCGCTTGCTCGCCGGCATCAAGTCCGTTCCGCGAGCCGTCTCCGATCGCCTGGTCACAAGCTTCGGTGGCCTGCAGCGCCTGATGGCCGCCAATATTGAAGATCTCATGGCGGTTGACGGCATCGGAGAGCAACGCGCACGCACGGTGCGCGAGGGGCTCTCCCGGATTGCCGAGTCCTCGCTGCTGGATCGATTCATCTAG